A region of the Vigna unguiculata cultivar IT97K-499-35 chromosome 9, ASM411807v1, whole genome shotgun sequence genome:
GGTAtagtaaaatcataaaattagtCAGTGTATCTTGACCTTTTAGTCGACAAAAACTTCCAAATATTTCACCAGGAAGCAACTTTCCTATGACTTCATCTCTTTTCCAACCAGTTAGCCTTTCCATGGCTGCATTCCATTCAGAACAGCATGCACTCTCATCAGAAGAAAATATGGGTGGAATGAGTGGGCTCAGACTCTGCACGATTGCTTTGTAATCACCTTCCAACTTGATGAATTTATCTTGGACCACTTTCTCATAAGTGATGTCTTGACCTACAAAGCATACCCCAACAACAGAATCTGTGTAGTCCCTACTAGTGCAAGCATTCACCATAAGATATACATCTTTCTTTTGCTGTTGAAGCCCAAAGTGCTTTATTTTCAACTCAACACTTTTGTCCTCCTCTCCTGCAAAAACTATCAATTCATTCCTACGAGTACTTAACTTTCAGGGAGAAGGAATCAAAATAAGACTGCAATTTAAACACTATCATACATATTCAATTATATAACGCCAGTCATTAAATCTTACACTCCAATGGGTGAAAATAATAGCACAACCTAAAAAACATGAATATTTGATTGTCCAGAGCTTTATATAGTACATGAATTGAATATTTCAGACCAACGTGTGGAATCAAATTCTGAAAGACTTGTACAGAACGTTTTTCCCCCCACAATGAAATGCTAATAACATTTGTTAATTAAGTTAAAACTACTATATTTTCTACAACAACTGATTTACCTTGCAAGGCTCTGCTTAGAGTATTTCTAAAAGTGTCACATGAGTCCGCATGTATAATTTCATTTACCATGGATTTTCCCATAGCTTCACTGCCTTGTAGACCTGTCAATTCAGCAATCTTTGAATTCCATCCATTGATTATGCCACCTGAATCAACCCCAAAAATTGGAACTGTTGCAGTCTCGATTAATCTCACCATTTCAAGTGCTACTGAACTGAGTTCATCCATCTTTCCAGCTGCAGTGTCAGTTTTCTGCACATAGTTTGAAGTCTTTGAATCTGTGATCTCAGTGTCTTGGAAGGAATCTCTTATTATTAGTTGTAATGAGTGAATAGCATTGATTTCTGACACTTCCCAAGGCAAACTTTTGCTTTTGACTACTTCAAGAAAAGCTTTGAAAGATGATCTTGGGTTCATTTTTCCTCCATCATCCCTATCCTCTGGATGATGCTTGGCTCCACCCCATTTGACTTCCTTAGCAGTGTGAGACCTGAACCAgaacaaaaaatgttttgaattgATTCTTGCAGTGGCCATGCCACAAACAGCATCACCCAGTGAAGCAGCACCTGGATAACCAGCATCAGCCAAACTATCTGTTGTCAAACCTGTTGAGTCCCCATGATTACTAAGTAGCCATTCTGCAATGTCTTTTACCTGTGCTTCAGTTGGGGATGTGCCTAACAACCAGCAGTTTCCATCATAAAACAAGGCAGCACCATCACACTTCACAAGATCCATGATACTTGGAGACTGAGTCACAATGCCGAATGGTGCATCACGAAGGAGCATGTCACACAGTAAGGTTTGAGTTTTAAGCATTCTCTTTTCTGCCATTTGTGATGCCAATTGAATCTCCATGTAAAGTTGCAGTCCAAAAGCCTGCATTAGGAACTCACAAGCATAGCGAACCGGGAAAGAAACATAGCGTGGTGAAGTGTGGTGACAAACTAGCAAACCCCAAAGCCTTGTTGCATCTTTTCCATTGACTATAATTGCCATCACCAGAGAGGCAATTGATCCCATGTTGGCCATGTACTGTGTATGACAACCATGTGGTAACCTAAGGGTTGAATTCACCAAGCAAAGAGGTTGCCCTAATTCTTCACTCTGAATGACCTTAACTGGCTTTGCATGGCAATCACATATCATCCTAACCCGGTTTTGCTTGAACAAGAAGCGAGAAGCTTGAGGGATATCTGTGGCAGGATAATGTAAACCCAAGTAAGGCTCCAAATCTGACCTCCTAATCTCAGCTACAACCTCACCATGATCATCCTCATGAAACTTATAAACCATAACCCTGTCATATCCAGTAAGCTTCTGCACTTCCTCAACAACTGTGTCACACAACAAGCCAATATCTTCGCCGGGAAGAGATTGCAGCCTTGAAATAGCCCTCACAGCCAGCTTCTGTGATTGAACTGCCCCGGCTAGTGACAATGCTGGATCACTCAACCGCGCAGGCTCCAAATCAATCACAACCCCAACATCGATCCTATGCAGTATGGCATAAAACGGCTTCTGGGTCATCCTTGCATAGACCCAAATCGGGTTCAGAAGAGAAATTTCTCTGGAAGCCACAGCTTTAGCTAGGGAAGCCCCAGAAGGTGGAGTGAAAAGGGTTGTTGCATCAACCCCAATCAAATTTACAAACATCTTAGAGTCAATTTGCCTCTCCAAACCCAACAACTGAAAACAATTCTCACTGTACCCAATGATCCTAAAAGTGGGTTCCTCAATTGCAAGCATACAACCAAAGGGTTGGATAAGGCCACCCCTTTGGATTTTTGACAGATATGCAGTCATTTTTTCTCCAGACACTAACCTGGGAGGATCAAGGACCATCCTGGAGTAGTCAAATGATTTACCAGACACACCAGACTGCTCAAACTCGGCCAGAATCTCAGCATCCGCACTGTACTGAGCCAGTATCTTGTCCCTCCTGCTGTTCATGTTGCTTTCAGCTGATGTGCTCAAGCTTGTGTCTTTCACCTTCCCTCTGCTTTCAAAGCTCATTTTCAAGCCTGTTTAACAAAAAGCCAAATGCGTTTGCTTACCTTGTATTGCACCTTCTATGAAACCACTTTGGTTCTAGCTTTTTACTTGTGTGGTTTCTGAAGGAGATATATACACAAACATGTTAGATACCCTTTACACGAAAAATTGAGAAGATAGTTTTTATTCAAAGTGCATTGTTCTTCTGTTGTGTTAAACCGACAATGAGTTGTCCTATGATGTGCACCTCAACTCACCCCACTTAATGTCTCTCCTATGTTGTTTTCGTTCAGTCCAACTCATGCAAATAAATTTCTACCCTCTCTTACTTTTACTGCCAAAGACATAATAACTAAGCACAAATTCCTTACCCAGCCAGTTTCGACAGTAATTCTAGGAGAACATTCTCAAATTGGTTAACTTGGAAACCTTCACTTAGTTTATTTGTCAAAAAGACAAGATCCTATAATTCCAAGAAAACAACAGAGTATGGAGTAGGGGACAGACTCAGACACATGGTGTACTCTTGCAATATTGTGTTTGCTTTTGGAGAAAAATCATTCTTTTAATGCTTACTCACTGCATAACATTGCTTCTTCTCCATTCACAGATTCAAATTCTAGAAACAGTTTTCAGCTTGTAATCACTGTTACTTAAAATTTAACAGcttttaaagttattttctcttttattccAACTACAATATTTGTCCTTGATAATGGAGATTATAAACCACAGTGATATTCTACCCTTCTGTATTTACTTGAAGAGATTAAGAACTTTATCTTTATGAACTTCCTCATGCACAGAATGATTGAGATGCACCATGAATGGATAAAATTATGTTATCACATTTTGCTTCAATCAATGCGATCCAGTTAAAAATACTATGAAGCACTAAACTTCATCATTGGTTGGAGgttgtgtaaataaatttgtgtCGGTGATTTGAAGGACAATGAAATGGTGAAGTGAAAACTGAATGGACATAAGATGAAGTGTGAACCACAAAAAACTGAGATAAGAAATGCCAATGCGGTCCTTCTGTCTTTGTTTCATGGTTTTCCGAATATGACCACACATGTTTTCATTGTGAAAAGATGTTTTATTATTCATGGTCGGAGATGTAAAATACCCAATTagatacaattttatttgtgttatGATATGCTTTTTACTTGATTCATTtctaaaacaaataagaaaacttttttcacaacatttttttactaaatatattttatctgaTTATCTTGAAGAGTGTTTGAAATGTTCTTTACACACTAAGTAATCAAAAGTTGAATTGACTTGACAGATTTATTTAAGTGGTTGAGAATTGAGGTTTTTGCATCCACTTTTTTTTGTTGCTTATTTAGAATCCATGAATCTACTTTGGACTTATCTATTTATAGCGTATTCCACCAACATGGTGGTCATGCAATAGGTTAAACTAAGGTTATCttctaggttttcttttttCCCAACAGCAGAGAAAATTATTccaacttttatttatatatttattgaaatagtACAGATTTTTAAGTTGGAATTCAGTGCCAAGAAATTTGGTTTCTggtatttgttttgtttgatatatAGGTTCTGAAGAATCAATAAGAATTAGATCACAGAGGAGTTACATTTCTGAGTTTTGATTTTTACTTAtctttaaaataagataaacaataaaatattaaattaattaattaattgtatgaaaaataattttaattttaaagttgaaatatTAACTgatggaaaatatattttaattaataaatacttttaaatttcataaataaatttatattgacGAGAGAAGGGTTTaagatatattttgattataaCTACAAGTTAAAACAAACATTTAAGAAAATGCTATTTTAAAGTATGTGGAGTTAAAATTACGTTcatattagtttatattttataatttttttcgtGGTTACGTATCTATTATTcccattttatttaattaatttatatcaaTTGAACGAGGAAGAAGTAGTTTATGAATTTGTTGTAAAGATAAAtagttcaatattttcttttaacttttttagaGAAAAGATCTGGAGGTAACTCTCTGTTTTAAAGGGAGATTATGTAAACTTGCAAACATattatctgttttttttttttgtttttggtctCAAACAATTTCGTTCATGAACTTAGATTAGTTGGGTATATCTTAATTTCGTGACTGCTGTGTGGTTTATAATATTAGAATATGTGTTAAGAATTTCAACGGGTCGGATAAGGTATGGAtaataattttctatattttattccCTTCATATTTATATGTGTGGGTATTGggtatttgtatatttttttaatatccatgaATATCTATGGTATTCAtggatatttacaaaagaaaaaattaatatttaacaatatattttaaccataaattcaaataaaaatataacgtatgacatttataaatttcaaacaaaatgcaaataatccatttaaatagtgttctACGATAGTTTACAAAGAAccaattgattaaaaaataatccattcaatttcaatgtgttaacgttttaatcatgtttttttaattctttttaaatttaaattaaaatatagtggGTACAGTTATGCACGAGTACGAATATTATATACTATACCTTCCATTTTAAcatgtggatattaaaaatatctgcATTTATTACCCATAAATATCTATATATGGGTTTTATCcccataaatatctttatatgaattttatcCGCGAATATATACGAATAGGTATATTTTTTTAGCACCACCACCTATGTTTCTGTAATTAATGTATACTTTAATTTCCAACGTTGAAAGTCCTTTTAGTAAAATGATTTTTGCAAGACTTAGTGTGAAGTTTAATGGTTAAATTTGTGGTATCTTTCCATAATcaaatcttttaatataatcGAATAAGAAAAACACAATATTTAGTTAATCAAATCTTTTAATAGAACATGAAAAAAGAAAGacatataaagataaaaagagatacaaaataaattataaatgtttgtgAAGGATGAGTAGACTAATATTTTTTGGTAAAAGGGAATTAAAGAAAGTTAAcaagtaagtttttattattttttataatttattaattgcaCAAGATCAAATTTTAATGTAGAACGTAATTTGTGTtgatcaaataatttattaatatactttGTATCTGACAAAAATTTACtctcatatataatatttaattcatcaaatattgtttaaaattcTTAGAAGTATATATTTAgtgaatttcttttaagttcTCCGTAAtccataaactaaaaataaataaaaaatattaaaaatgatttcttCGTCATTTTAGTATAATACCATTCTTGTAAACAGCAAATTCTaatcttaattaaaaagaattatttaccATCATTTCcattttaaagtataaaaaaaatataatttatgagcATGAGTATCAAAGCTAAAAATAAGGGTAACTTTCATTCTATTATTAGTTTCAGTTATTGAGAATTTGCCTAATGGAAATCACATATATGCACTATAAGGAAACTATAAAGGTTAATGATAAACAAACTCTCAATGTTGTTCTTTTCATACCCTCCTTTTCTTATTATGATTTCATATCCAAATCCAAACGCATCGTTTTCTATTCAAAATCTTGTGTTATTTAGGATATCAAGACCAATGAGAAGATTGGTATTATGTTGCATATACGATAGATTTTATTTCTACTCctgttattttcttaataatgtTTCTTCCTTTGAAAAATTATAtggtaatttctttaatattggATAAGTTGCATAATTATAtggtaatttctttaatattggATAAGTTGCATAAAACCCTATATGctgttattaatatatatattttttaaattattaccaTGGTGATCAATTTATTATCCTTATTATCCGAggcttatataattttaaaaaaaatatttagcaagaaaaatacatatttaataaaaatagtacatttaatatttatataaattacaaaatgtcatggaaaaatatcaaaatttttttcccaaatatgtattataaatttttgttggtttaaatttgaaaaattttcgcCTACCCTCTCGCCACACTCTTCAACAACACAAGTCTCTGCTATATTTTCCCTGTtcagtggtggtggtggtcgcgGCGGCGGCGGTGCTTCTTCTTCCCTCCAATCAATCATCACCGTTCACCTCTTCACCGAACCTTCACCGAACCTTCACCTTCACCAactcttctttttccttcttcttcaacCACCACACACACCCAACAAGAACCAGATCACCAATTTAACTTCCAACATTAGCAACTCATGCTTTCGCGGAAGTCGCCGCCACTCAAATGTTCCCTCTCCGCCGCAAACCCATTACCCTTTCCTTCCCCTCACATAGAACATTCCATATCTCTACCTTCCTTCTCCGGAACTTTCCTCAACATTCCAATTCCAAAGCTCCCTCCCTCGACCTCCTCGACCGCATCTCCCGTCTCCTCCTCCTCCGCCGCCCCGCCTCCCTCAACCGCCTCCGCTTCCCCCTCTCAGACCCCCTCACCGATGCCCTCCTACGCCGCCTCCGCCTCCACCCCGCCGCCGCCCTCGAATTCTTCCAACTCGCCGCACAAGACCCCCACTACCGCCCCCACGCCACCTCCTTCTGCCTCCTCCTCCACATTCTCGCCCGCGCCAAACTCTTCTCCGAAGCCCGCTCCCTCCTCCACCAGCTCCTCTCCCTCCACTGCACCAACAACTTCCGCGCCTTCGCCGTCTGCCGCGACGTCGTTTCCATCTACAAGGAATTTGGCTTTTCCCCCACTGTCTTCGACATGCTTCTCAACGCGTTCGCTGAACGCGGCATGACGCGCCACGCACTCAACGTGTTCGACGAAATGGGCAGGCTCGGCAGGACCCCCAGCCTCAGGTCCTGCAATTGCCTCCTCGCTAGGCTGGTGCGTGCCGGTGAAGGAGGCCCGGCGCTGACTGTTTTTGAGCAGGTTTTGAAGATGGGGATTGTGCCTGACGTTTTCATGATTAGTATTGTTGTGAACGCGCATTGTCGGGAAGGGAATGTGGATTGCGCTGAGAGGTTTGTGGAGAAGATGGTGGGGATGGGGTTTGAGGTTAATGTTGTGGTGTACAATGCTTTGGTTGGAGGGTATGCTTGTAAGGGTGATGTGGGAGAAGCTGAGAGGGTGCTGCATTTAATGTCTAGGAAAGGGGTGGAGAGAAATGTGGTCACTTGGACTTTGTTGATGAAAGGTTACTGCAGGCAGGGAAGGGTGGATGAGGCCGAGGGGTTGCTTCGGAGAATGGAGGAGGATGAGGTGATTTTTGTGGATGATCGAGTGTATGGCTTGCTGGTGGATGGGTATTGTCATGTTGGGAAGATGGATGATGCGGTTAGGGTTCGAGATGAGATGGCAAGGGTGGGGTTGAAGGTGAATGTGTTTGTTTGTAATGCGTTGGTTAATGGCTACTGTAAGCAGGGTTGGATAAGAAAGGCCGAAGAGGTGTTTAGGGGGATGTTGGATTGGAATGTAAGACCGGATTGTTATAGCTATAATACGTTGTTGGATGGGTACTGCAGGGAAGGGAGAATGAGTGAGGCTTTGATGCTTTGTGAGGAGATGTTAAGGGAGGGAATTGATCCTTCGGTTGTGACCTATAATACGGTTCTCAAAGGGTTGGTTGATGTGGGGTCTTACGGCGATGCTTTGAGCCTTTGGCATTCGATGGTGGAAGGAGATGTGGTGCCGAATGAAGTCAGCTGCTGTACTCTGCTtgattgttttttcaaaatgggAGATTATGATGGGGCCATGAAGCTTTGGAAAGAGATTTTGAGTCGGGGTTTTACTAATAGCACTGTTGCATTCAATACAATGATCGGTGGGCTGTGTAAGATGGGGAAAGTGGTGGAGGCAAAGGTTGTTTTTGATAGGATGAAGGAACTTGGATGCTCGCCCGATGAAATAACATATAGGACATTGAGTGATGGATATTGTAAAACTGGTAGTGTTATCGAAGCTTTTAGAATCAAAGATATGATGGAAAGACAAACAATTTCCCCTTCCATTGAAATGTACAATTCCCTTATTTATGGACTATTTAAGTCTAGGAAGTCAAGTGATGTTGCTGATCTTCTAGTTGAGTTGCGGACGAGAGGACTATCACCAGATACTGTTACCTATGGTACCCTTATTTACGGTTGGTGCAATGAAGGGAAGCTGGATAAagcttttaatttatattttgagatGATCGAAAGAGGGTTCTCTCCTAATTTTTTCATCTGTAGCAAAATAGTCAGCAGTCTTTATAAGAATGATAGAATCAATGAAGCAACTGTGATCCTAAGCAAGATGGTGGATTTTGATCTTCTTACAGTTCATAAATGTTCTGATAAGTCTGTTAAGAATGATTCCATAAGTCAAGAAGCTCAGAGAATTGCTGATTCTCTTGATAAAATTGCTATATGTAATTCTCTTCCTAGCAATATTGTGTACAACATAGCTATCTATGGTCTTGGCAAATCTGGGAAGATTGATGAAGCAAGAAGTGTTCTGTCAATTTTGTTATCTAGAGGTTTTCTTCCAGATAATTTCACATACGGTGCCTTAATTCATGCCTGTTCAGCTGCTGGTGATGTAGATGGTGCTTTCAAATTAAGGAATGAGATGCTGGCGAGAGGTCTTATTCCAAATATTACTACATATAATGCTTTAATAAGTGGGTTATGCAAATTGGGAAATATGGAACGAGCACAGAGACTTTTCCATAAACTTCCTCAAAAAGGCTTAGTTCCAAATGTCGTTACCTATAATATACTAATCAGTGGTTACTGTAGGAGTGGGGACCTTAATGAAGCCTCTAACTTGAGAGAGAAGATGATTGAAGAAGGAATTTCTTGAACCCATACTCGGCCATGATCACTGGTCTTTTTGGAAGACTCTTTAAAGTGTTCTAATCAAATTATCGAATCATATTTTGCTTGATACTTGCTCATACATTTTGCTAAACGTAAAGTTGAGCTGCTAGCTCAAGACTCAATTAATGCTCACCTGCAGCCATATCTCTTATGCATCAATTTCCAACCAAATTTTCATACACAAAAGTATATCGTACTAATGATTTATTGGTGGCAATGGTCATTTTCCCATCCTATTCATCCACAAGCATCATATTTCAAATTCCGGAGTTTCATTCTCTTTCTTGTGGAGGCAAGATGTGATTTGTGATTAAGTTTTTATTCCAGTGGTCAATGAATGTGAAGTGTTTTTCttcatacaataataaaatcCCACAGCTTATCTAGAGGATTTGGAAGATTTGGTTGACTTGGATGCTTGTATGGATTGGTTCACGAAGTCACATTGTTTGATGTTACTTAAAACCTCACCATGGAGGTTTTGCAGGTTAGAAGGTGCTAACTTTCTTGCGCATAAGACAACTACATGAATAGGTTACCTTATCAATACGCTGAGTTGTTTATGTTGTGCAACTCAGGTCAGATATTGAAGAACCTAGATGGCGTATGTCAAGCTGTGGCTTGTAATGTGGCTGAAAGCCTACATCTCATGAACTCTGCATCAGCATCTCATCCAGTCGAAAGGGAAAACACCTCATTTATGTTGGGAGATTATGCAAAGTGTGGTGTAAAAGGCCAGGTCAAGCACCCTTCAGGACTTCACAATATCTGGATCACACGGTTTTCTGCATTGAAGATTCTAACAACATAAATTAGTTCAAAGAGTTATGCTACATACTCCAAAAGGTAAAAGCTAGATTATGGGTGATTGTTGGATTAGATAAAATGACAGACAAATCATTCATTCATCAGAGTCAATAAGCTTGCCACCAGTTCATGAATTCCTTGTCATTTCGTCATTAGGGTTTGAGGGTCACTTGGTTGACCTTATGCTCTGATAGTGACAAATGAGACTAGAGATTGAATCCAGAAACCCCCATTAGTAGGTAATTTGTAATCCCATTGTAAATACTCAGATTGCCGTTTTTTTTTCCCTGACATTAGAGTTGGAAGAGCCTGCTTTTCCTTAAACTTTTTCGTGTAACCTAAAACATTTGTTTTCATTCTTCTGATAGGTTTGGCCTGAAATAATTAAGCTAAACCACATAGAAACAGCTTTACCAATgagagtg
Encoded here:
- the LOC114195977 gene encoding phytochrome E isoform X5 — encoded protein: MSFESRGKVKDTSLSTSAESNMNSRRDKILAQYSADAEILAEFEQSGVSGKSFDYSRMVLDPPRLVSGEKMTAYLSKIQRGGLIQPFGCMLAIEEPTFRIIGYSENCFQLLGLERQIDSKMFVNLIGVDATTLFTPPSGASLAKAVASREISLLNPIWVYARMTQKPFYAILHRIDVGVVIDLEPARLSDPALSLAGAVQSQKLAVRAISRLQSLPGEDIGLLCDTVVEEVQKLTGYDRVMVYKFHEDDHGEVVAEIRRSDLEPYLGLHYPATDIPQASRFLFKQNRVRMICDCHAKPVKVIQSEELGQPLCLVNSTLRLPHGCHTQYMANMGSIASLVMAIIVNGKDATRLWGLLVCHHTSPRYVSFPVRYACEFLMQAFGLQLYMEIQLASQMAEKRMLKTQTLLCDMLLRDAPFGIVTQSPSIMDLVKCDGAALFYDGNCWLLGTSPTEAQVKDIAEWLLSNHGDSTGLTTDSLADAGYPGAASLGDAVCGMATARINSKHFLFWFRSHTAKEVKWGGAKHHPEDRDDGGKMNPRSSFKAFLEVVKSKSLPWEVSEINAIHSLQLIIRDSFQDTEITDSKTSNYVQKTDTAAGKMDELSSVALEMVRLIETATVPIFGVDSGGIINGWNSKIAELTGLQGSEAMGKSMVNEIIHADSCDTFRNTLSRALQVFAGEEDKSVELKIKHFGLQQQKKDVYLMVNACTSRDYTDSVVGVCFVGQDITYEKVVQDKFIKLEGDYKAIVQSLSPLIPPIFSSDESACCSEWNAAMERLTGWKRDEVIGKLLPGEIFGSFCRLKGQDTLTNFMILLYRGISGQDSEKLPFGFFDRNGEFVETYITANKRIDAGGNMLGCFCFLQVVTPDLNQSSEEHKPRGRENISESKELAYILQEMKKPLNGIRFTHKLLESTTVSENQKQFLDTSDACERQIMAIIEDTNLGSINEG